Within Amycolatopsis sp. cg5, the genomic segment GCGTGTCCTGGGGATCTTGCACGCGCTAGCCGCGCCCAGGTGGCCGCCGGCGGCACCGCGGAATCACCCGAGTACAACCCGGTACGAGGATGATCCCGCGGCACCGCCGGCGACCACCTGGATCACGACTCCCATCGCACAAGATCCCCAGGACACGCCCTAACGCAGGTGGAACTCGTTGCCCTCGGGATCGGCCATCAGGCCGCCGGTCCCGAGCGGCATCGCGCCCGCGGCGCGCAGGCTGCCGACGTCGGCTGCGGCGATCTCCAGCCGCAGCCGGTTCATGCCGGTCTTGATGTCCTTGGTGCGTAAGCATTCCAGCCAAGCCCCGCGCTCGCCGGGCGACCGCAGGCCGACGATCTCGGGCGCCCTGTTCTTGATCGGCCAGCCGAGTGCGCCCGACCAGAACGTGGCGAGCACGTCCGGCTCGTGCGCGTCGACGACGAGCGCGGCGAGCGCGCCCGCGTCCAGATACACCTCGCGGGGTTCGAGCACGCAGAACTCGTTGTCCTCCGGGTCCGCGAGCACCACCCACGGCACATCGCCCTGACCGAGGTCGAGCCGGCGCGCGCCGAGCGACAGCGCTTTGTCCACAATGGACTTCTGGTGGTCCGGCGTGTGGCTCGCGAGGTCCGGATGAAGGCGGTTTTTGCCCTGCTTCGGCTCGGACGCCTGCGTGAACGTCAAGCCGAACTCGCAGCCGTCCGACGCGGGCGGGCGGACTTCGGCGTCACCGAGCCGCCAGCCGAGCAACTCGGCCCAGAACCGGGCGGCCGCGCCGGGATCAGCCGCGTCGAACACCAGATTCCGGATCGCCATTCGACTCAGCCTGCCATGTCCAAGACCAGAGTGCCGGTTGGAAAATAAGGATCGGCCGGCGCGAACGCCGGCCGATCCCTTTCGCTCGTCCGCGATATCGGTTTTGCTTCCCCGCAAACCGAAATCAGCGTGTCGCGAGCCGCAGCAACGCCCACAGCTGGCCGGAGATGTCCAGATCGCCGCCGTAGGTGACCGCGGTGGGGCTCGCTCTGCCCCACAGCCACAGGTACACCTGCGCGGCGCTGCCGGACACCAGCGCGTCCGACCGGTCGGCCTCCTCCGGCGAGCAGCGCCATGCCGTGGTCTCGTCGGGACCCGCCCTGGCGATCCAGCTGTGCCCGCCGGAGCGGATGCCCGCCTGACCGGCCTTGGTGCCGGTCAGGCCGAGCAACGGCAGCTTCTGGCCGAACCACACCGTGAGCACCTCGTCGATACCGTCGACCGCGACATCCTTCGGTATCTCGGTGATCGCCACACCCGCCGCGTTCTGGACGTCGAAGCGGTGGATGATCGTCTCGTGCGCCATCCGGCGGCGCCAGAACCCGTACGTGCGGTCGGCGGGCCACCAGGTGGAGGCCGGCTCGGCCGGGTCGTGCGCGCCCAGGTGGTCGAGGAGCTCGCGCCTGCTCTCCTCGAAATACTCCTCGACCGCCTGGCCGGGCTCTGGATCACGCTGCCATTCCGAGGGCCGCCTGCCCGCGAGCAGCCAGGCGAGCACGAAGCGATAGACGCTGCCGACGTGCCGCAGCGTCGCCCCGATCGTCCAGCCGGGGGCCGTGGGCACCGGCGCCTCGGCCGACGCGTCATGCGCCGTGTCGGCCAGCACCTCGCCCTCGGCCGCCAGCACGTCCAGCAGACGGCCGGGGTCGATCATCGCCTGCCCGGTCACCTATCCACTTCCCTTCATCGCCTGCCAGGCGACGGCCACGAACCGGCGGCTCTGCCGGAGCAGATCGTCGGCGACCTCGATGGTCATGCCCCTGGTGATCCCGGCTTGGGCCGAGGCCCTGGCCGCCGAGTTCGAGGCGAAATAGATCGCCCATTCCTTGAGTTCGGGCGCCGCCGCTTCGAGCAGCACCCAGGTGCTGGCGGGCTTCGCCCTGCCACGATGCGGCCTGCCGCGCGCGGCGAGCACGGCCGCGGCGGCGCGCAACGCCGCCAGATACGACGTGATGAAGCGCTCCGCGGGGTCGTGTTCCCGCTCGGCATCCCCCAGGCCGCGCCTGGCCTGCGCGAACAGGGCCAGCGCCGCGGGCGGGGCCGGCGGCCCCGTCGCCTGGGCGGGAATCGGTAACTCGGGCTGCACGATCTCAGCGCGGGACGCGACCGTTACTGCCATGGCCCCTCCACACCGTGTCCGGCGGCAACCGGGACCAAGACGCTTCCCCCGTCCCAGCCCCGGCCACCGCACCGGCACACCTCTACCGGACGTCGAACGTTTGTTCGATCAATTCCACTGTAACCCCACCCGGTGCGAGATCTCAACCCTGATGCCCGGCGCGGCCGGTTCGTGATCTCATACGGTCATGAGCACGCCCGACTACCCCGCCGTCGCCAAGGTCGCCGCCGCGCTCGCCGAGGCGGGCCAGCACGCTTCCGCCGAGGGGATCCGGATACTGCCCGCCGAGGTCCGCACCGCCGCGCAGGCGGCCGAGGCGCTGGGTATCGAGCCCGCCGCGATCGCGAACAGCCTGATCTTCCGCGCCGAGTTCGGCGACCGGGTGACGGCGCTGCTCGCACTCACCTCCGGCGGGCACCGGGCGAACACGGAGACGCTCGCGGCGCTCGCCGGCGCCACCAAGGTGGGCAAGGCGGACGCCGACTTCGTCAAAGAGCACACCGGCCAGGCGATCGGCGGGGTCGCGCCGGTCGGGCACCCCGCGCCGCTGCCGACGCTGGTCGACACGGCGCTTCGGGACCATCCGGTGGTCTGGGCCGCGGCCGGGCATCCGAAGTCGGTTTACCCGACGACCTTCGCCGGGTTGCTCGAACTCACCGGGGGCCGTGCTGCGGACGTCGCGGCGCCCGTGCAGGATATTCACCCGTGACCGCGATGTCCTCCAGTTGCACCCGGTACGTCCAGCTCACCGCTGACGAGTTCAGGGCCAGGCTTTACGAAGCGCTGGCGCTGTACGTCGACGCGATGCGCTACCCCGAGGGCACCGCCGAGCAGCGCGCGCCCATGTGGCTCACGCACGCGCTGCGCGAGGGCTGGCGCTGCATCGCCGCGCTCGACGCCGACGGCACCATGCTCGGCGTCACCTACGGCTATCGCGGCAGGCCGGGCCAGTGGTGGCACGAGCAGGTCCGGCGCGGCCTGACCCGCGCGGGCGGCGACCAGGCCGCGCACGGCTGGCTCAGCGACTACTTCGAGCTCACCGAGATCCACGTGCGCCCGGAAAGCCAGGGCAACCAGATCGGCGAGGGCCTGCTGCGGCGGCTGCTCGACGGGGTGCCCAGCGCCAACGTGCTGCTGTCCACTCCGGAGGGCCCGAACCGCGCGTGGAACCTGTACCGGCGCCTCGGGTTCGTCGACGTGCTGCGCGACTACCACTTCGCGGGTGACCCCCGGCCGTTCGCGATACTCGGCCGGGGGATCCCGCTCGACGAGCCGGTCAAGCAGGCTCAGTAGCCTCCGGCCGCCAGTAGCTCAACGCCAGCGCGCCGACCAGCAACGCGGCCCCGCACCAGCCGGTCGGGCCGAGGCGGTCGCCGAGCAGCACCGCGGACAGCACGGCCGCGGTCACCGGTTCGAGCAACGCCGACAACGCCGCCAGCACGGGATGCGCGGTGGTCAGCCCGCGCAGATACGCCGCGTACGCCAGCGCCGTCGGCACCGCGCCGAGGTACAACGCGAGCGCGACCACTTTCGGCTCGGCGGGCAGGCTCATGCCGAGCGTGATGGCGGCAGGCGTGAGCAGAAGACCACCGATGAGGCAGCCGAAAGCCGTGGTGCGCAAGGGATCGAGCCCCTCGACCGGACGGCCGGTCACCAGTGTGAGCGTCGCGAACCCGGCGCCGGCGAGCAGTGCGAAGAACAACCCGCCGAACAGCCGCGCGGCGTCGACGTCGACCGGGGACCACCGCAGCAGCACGAGCCCGGCCAGCGCGACGCCGATCGACAGCACCGTCCACCGGCTCGGCCTCCGGCGGTCGCGGACCGCCGAGGCGACCGCGACGAACACGGGCACGCTCCCGATGGTCGTCATGGTCGCGATGCTGACCGAGCTGAGCGAGACGGCGATGAAGTAACTCGCCTGGAACAACCCGAGCAGCGCACCGGCCGTGAGGAGCCTGGTCGCGACGGCTTTGGTGCGGGGTAAGGCTTTCAGGCCACCGGTGAGCCACAGGAACGCGACGGCGAAACAGCCGCCGAGCAGCAACCGGTACGCGGCGACGGCCAGCGGATGCAACCCGGCCTCCGCCGAGAGGACGGACCCGGCCAGGCCACCGGTGCCCCAGAGCACCCCGGCCAGAACGAGCGCGACCGCGGACCGGTCGCGCGTGGGCATGAGAACAGCGGACATGAAGGAACGCTCCAGCGTCGTTGGGAAAGGACACGACGACGCGAGGCGCGGAAGTCACCGAAGAGCCGTGCGGCGATTCACGCCGGACGGCTGACACGCACCTCGCTCAGGAGGCGGGAGGTGGTGTGACGAGGAAGATCCGGTGCATGGGACCCAAGGTATCAGTAAAAAAATCCCAATGCGTCTTTCGGTCCTTGGTAGGGACCGAAAGACGCATTGGGGACGTGCCAGGTGCCGAAAGACGCATTCGGGACCTACCAGGGACCGAACGACGCATTGGGATTTTTTCCCAGGCTCCAGGGGCTAGCTGAGTTCGGCGAGCTGGGCGCGGAGGGTGTCGAGGCCCATGCCGCCCAGTTTCAGGGCGCGCGAGTGGAACTCCTTGATGTCGAAGGCGTCGCCCGCGCGCTGGCGGGCTTCTTCGCGGGCCGCGAGCCAGAGGCGCTCGCCGAGTTTGTAGGAGGGGGCCTGGCCGGGCCAGCCGAGGTAGCGGTCGATCTCGTCGCGGACGTGGTGCTCGTCGGTGATCGTGCGGGTCAGCATGAACTCGAGGCCGAGTTCGGGGGTCCAGCGCTCGCCCTCGTGGAAGCCGGTGCCCGCCGGGATCTCGAGTTCGAGGTGCATGCCGATGTCGACGATCACGCGGGCGGCGCGGAACAGCTGCTCGGCGAGCATGCCGAGGAGGTCGCCGTCGTCGTCGAGGTAGCCGAGGTCCTGCATGAGCCGCTCGGCGTAGAGCGCCCAGCCCTCGCCGTGGCCGGAGGTGAAACCCATCAGCCGCTGGTACTTGTTCAGCGAAGCCGCTTCGGCGACCGCGATCGCGATCTGGAGGTGGTGACCGGGCGCGCCCTCGTGGTAGACGGTGCTGACCTCACGCCAGGTGGAGAACTCCTCCTTGTCGGCTTGCACGGACCACCACATGCGGCCCGGCCTGCTGAAGTCCTCGCTCGGCCCGGTGTAGTACGCGCCGACGCCGCCGCCGGGCGGGGCGATCTTGCACTCGAGCTTCATGATCTCGTCGGGGATGTCGAAGTGCTTGCCGCGCAACGACTGCATCGCGTCGTCGGAGAGTTTCTGCATCCAGGCCTCGAAAGCGGCCTGGCCGTGCACGCGGTACTTGGGGTCGGCGTCGAGTGCCTCGGCGGTCTCGGCGAGCGTCGCGCCCGGCTTGATCCTGGCTGCGACGGCGATCATCTCGTTTTCCAGCCTGGAAAACTCCGCCCAGCCCCACTCGTAGGCTTCCTGCAGGTCGAACGTGGCGCCGGTGAAGTAGCGCGACCAGAGCCGGTAGACCTCGATGCCGACGGCGTCCTTGACCGGCGCGCGGGGCGCGAGCTCGGCGCGCAGGAACCCGGCGAGCTCGGCGTACGCCTCCTGCGCGGCGCGCGCGGCGCGGCCCAGCTCGTCCAGCGGCGCGCCTTCGACCTTCTCGGCGGCCGCGACGAACGCGGTGAAGAAGCCTTCCTTGCCGTGCAGCCCGGCCCAGGTCTCGGCCTGCTCGGCGGTCTTGCCGATCTGCCGCAGCGCGGAGACCTGCCCGCGCTCGGCCGCGACCAGGAGCGACGCGCGGAGGCCGTCGAGGGCCTCCGGCACCTTCGCGAGCCTGGTGGCGATGACCGACCAGTCCTGCGCGGTTTCGGCGTCCATCAGGTCGAAGACCATCCGGATCTCCTGCACCGGGCAGGAGATCACGTTGAGTGCGGCGAGCGGCAGCCCGGCGTCGTGGATCTCGACCTCGAGGCCGATGCGCTCGGCGAAGACGGCCTTCGCCGAGCGTTCGCTGTCGTTCGCAGGCTCGGCCGCCAGCACGTCACGCAGCGCGCGCCTGGCGATCTCGGCGCGCAGCTCGTGGCCGGCAGGCGAATAGTCGGTCAAGCGGTCGTCGTGACCGGCGATGCCGATCGTCGTCGCCACGACCGGGTCGGCGGCCGCGTATTCGTCGGCGAACCGGTCACAGATCTCGTGCACACCCATGACGCGCACGCTACCGGTCGTCACGCCCTGGCAGGTACCAGCCCGAGCCGGTTGACCACCTCACGCGTCGCCTTGGACCGGTTGAACGTGTAGAAGTGCAGGTTGGGCACGCCTTCCGCGAGCAACCGCTCGCCCATTTCGGTCACCACGTCGATGCCTTCGGCGCGGAACGCCTTGGCATCGCCCGCGAGCGGTTCGAGCCGGTCCAGCAGTGAACGCGGCGCCGACGCGCCGGACAGCTTGATGGTGGTGTGCAACGTCCTCGGCGTCGTCAGCGGCATGATCCCGGGGATCATCACGGCCTCGCAGCCGGTCGCGGCCACCCGGTCGCGCAGGCGCAGGAAGTCCTCCGGCTCGAAGAACAGCTGCGCGATGGCGAAATCGGCGCCGGCACGCAGTTTCCGCACCAGGTAGTGGGTGTCGGCTTCGAGGTTCGCCGAGCGCGGGTGTCCATAAGGGAACGCCGAGACGCCGACGCAGAAGTCGCCGAGCGAGCGGACGAGCTCGACCAGTTCCTCCGCGTAGTTCAAGCCCTGCGGGTGCGCCACCCAGTCGCCGTAGACGTCGCCGGGCGGGTCGCCGCGCAGCGCGAGGATGTTGCGCACGCCGACGGCGGCGTACCAGCCGATCACGTTGCGCAGCTCGGCGAC encodes:
- a CDS encoding GNAT family N-acetyltransferase, translated to MTAMSSSCTRYVQLTADEFRARLYEALALYVDAMRYPEGTAEQRAPMWLTHALREGWRCIAALDADGTMLGVTYGYRGRPGQWWHEQVRRGLTRAGGDQAAHGWLSDYFELTEIHVRPESQGNQIGEGLLRRLLDGVPSANVLLSTPEGPNRAWNLYRRLGFVDVLRDYHFAGDPRPFAILGRGIPLDEPVKQAQ
- a CDS encoding SAV_6107 family HEPN domain-containing protein, with product MAVTVASRAEIVQPELPIPAQATGPPAPPAALALFAQARRGLGDAEREHDPAERFITSYLAALRAAAAVLAARGRPHRGRAKPASTWVLLEAAAPELKEWAIYFASNSAARASAQAGITRGMTIEVADDLLRQSRRFVAVAWQAMKGSG
- a CDS encoding YbaK/EbsC family protein is translated as MSTPDYPAVAKVAAALAEAGQHASAEGIRILPAEVRTAAQAAEALGIEPAAIANSLIFRAEFGDRVTALLALTSGGHRANTETLAALAGATKVGKADADFVKEHTGQAIGGVAPVGHPAPLPTLVDTALRDHPVVWAAAGHPKSVYPTTFAGLLELTGGRAADVAAPVQDIHP
- a CDS encoding DUF885 domain-containing protein → MGVHEICDRFADEYAAADPVVATTIGIAGHDDRLTDYSPAGHELRAEIARRALRDVLAAEPANDSERSAKAVFAERIGLEVEIHDAGLPLAALNVISCPVQEIRMVFDLMDAETAQDWSVIATRLAKVPEALDGLRASLLVAAERGQVSALRQIGKTAEQAETWAGLHGKEGFFTAFVAAAEKVEGAPLDELGRAARAAQEAYAELAGFLRAELAPRAPVKDAVGIEVYRLWSRYFTGATFDLQEAYEWGWAEFSRLENEMIAVAARIKPGATLAETAEALDADPKYRVHGQAAFEAWMQKLSDDAMQSLRGKHFDIPDEIMKLECKIAPPGGGVGAYYTGPSEDFSRPGRMWWSVQADKEEFSTWREVSTVYHEGAPGHHLQIAIAVAEAASLNKYQRLMGFTSGHGEGWALYAERLMQDLGYLDDDGDLLGMLAEQLFRAARVIVDIGMHLELEIPAGTGFHEGERWTPELGLEFMLTRTITDEHHVRDEIDRYLGWPGQAPSYKLGERLWLAAREEARQRAGDAFDIKEFHSRALKLGGMGLDTLRAQLAELS
- a CDS encoding DMT family transporter — encoded protein: MSAVLMPTRDRSAVALVLAGVLWGTGGLAGSVLSAEAGLHPLAVAAYRLLLGGCFAVAFLWLTGGLKALPRTKAVATRLLTAGALLGLFQASYFIAVSLSSVSIATMTTIGSVPVFVAVASAVRDRRRPSRWTVLSIGVALAGLVLLRWSPVDVDAARLFGGLFFALLAGAGFATLTLVTGRPVEGLDPLRTTAFGCLIGGLLLTPAAITLGMSLPAEPKVVALALYLGAVPTALAYAAYLRGLTTAHPVLAALSALLEPVTAAVLSAVLLGDRLGPTGWCGAALLVGALALSYWRPEATEPA
- a CDS encoding VOC family protein, which translates into the protein MAIRNLVFDAADPGAAARFWAELLGWRLGDAEVRPPASDGCEFGLTFTQASEPKQGKNRLHPDLASHTPDHQKSIVDKALSLGARRLDLGQGDVPWVVLADPEDNEFCVLEPREVYLDAGALAALVVDAHEPDVLATFWSGALGWPIKNRAPEIVGLRSPGERGAWLECLRTKDIKTGMNRLRLEIAAADVGSLRAAGAMPLGTGGLMADPEGNEFHLR
- a CDS encoding maleylpyruvate isomerase family mycothiol-dependent enzyme; its protein translation is MTGQAMIDPGRLLDVLAAEGEVLADTAHDASAEAPVPTAPGWTIGATLRHVGSVYRFVLAWLLAGRRPSEWQRDPEPGQAVEEYFEESRRELLDHLGAHDPAEPASTWWPADRTYGFWRRRMAHETIIHRFDVQNAAGVAITEIPKDVAVDGIDEVLTVWFGQKLPLLGLTGTKAGQAGIRSGGHSWIARAGPDETTAWRCSPEEADRSDALVSGSAAQVYLWLWGRASPTAVTYGGDLDISGQLWALLRLATR
- a CDS encoding methylenetetrahydrofolate reductase — encoded protein: MTSVIERLRGDTPAFSVEFFPPRDEADEAILWRSIRELEPFDPAYMSITYGAGGSSRDGTIRNIARAATETTLVPMAHLTAVDHSVAELRNVIGWYAAVGVRNILALRGDPPGDVYGDWVAHPQGLNYAEELVELVRSLGDFCVGVSAFPYGHPRSANLEADTHYLVRKLRAGADFAIAQLFFEPEDFLRLRDRVAATGCEAVMIPGIMPLTTPRTLHTTIKLSGASAPRSLLDRLEPLAGDAKAFRAEGIDVVTEMGERLLAEGVPNLHFYTFNRSKATREVVNRLGLVPARA